In the genome of Pempheris klunzingeri isolate RE-2024b chromosome 11, fPemKlu1.hap1, whole genome shotgun sequence, one region contains:
- the gripap1 gene encoding GRIP1-associated protein 1 isoform X3, translated as MAMSQALSEEEFHRMQAQLLELRTQNYQLSDDLRKNSAELAAVRQKNVVLERDFIKAQKALNKSKKAQEVDALLSENEMLQGKLHSQEEDFRLQNSTLMTELSKLCTQIEQLEQENQRLKDGGAASASGPPPDAASSPVDGELLRLQAENATLQKKMKVLQERYDRELQRQAAVAQGNQSSTTETDGAASANGVSDVTGRGEEPAAEGAGPEQTEAQLEQTGKQLHELEMALNTEQEEKRLLREQIHNLEASKQAEITKLQEEITKLSDKLKKKQESFQRLQGEKEALYNDSRTKIDEINQRKEEELKATNTRIHKLQSDLMAANQMTAELREQLQSKEKEHELVVHTLKDQVANQSAVSQEQVDSILQENDALRTNLAALEQIQTVKTQEMNLLREQQEALTAELQQRRSEQESLLAQRDDLDSQLQESSFANRKLLEQLTEEGQEKERLLRELDEAKKTAEKRKAMLDDMAIQLNQEKSDHKEALSDLKLHHEKEVLGVRARYEKELRGLHEDKNRSEEEIRQQLRDEKARTKELEGLQGRVEELQAQVQSMEGTKGWFERRLKEAEENIEKNSLEHQEQVERLQKEHTLQLEEKRSEMEGVKQQLAEAEKQKDEHSDTIGKLKQEIKDTVDGQRILEKKGSAALKDLKRQLQLERKRADKLQERLQEILTNSKTRTGLEELVLSEISSPSRTQQTGDSSSVSSFSYRDMMKEAQPANQNKSGGGSPQSQRPAELSDDEVGELFQRLAEVQQEKWMLEEKVKHLEVSCSSMAEDICRKSAIIETYVMDSRIDVSGSAVGGHGGSQGDRGGLGSVLRDLVKPGDENLREMNKKLQNMLEEQLTKNMHLQKDLELLSQELVRLSKESSPGGSAAGSG; from the exons agctgGCCGCTGTGCGTCAGAAGAACGTGGTTTTGGAAAGAGACTTCATCAAAGCGCAGAAG GCTTTGAACAAGAGCAAGAAAGCTCAG GAAGTGGACGCGCTGCTGAGTGAGAATGAGATGCTTCAGGGGAAACTCCACAGTCAGGAGGAAGACTTCAGACTACAGAACAGCACGCTGATGACCGAACTGTCCAAG ctgtgcaCGCAGATcgagcagctggagcaggagaacCAGCGGCTGAAGGACGGAGGAGCCGCCTCGGCGTCCGGCCCACCACCCGACGCCGCCTCCAGCCCCGTGGACGGGGAGCTGCTCCGCCTCCAGGCCGAGAACGCCACCCTGCAGAAGAAGATGAAAG TCCTCCAGGAGCGCTACGACAGAGAGCTCCAGAGACAGGCGGCGGTCGCCCAGGGCAACCAGAGCTCTACCACGGAGACTGACGGGGCCGCCAGCGCCAACGGAGTGTCTGATGTcacagggaggggggaggagccAGCAGCAGAGGGCGCCGGACCGGAGCAG ACGGAGGCTCAGCTGGAACAGACGGGGAAACAGCTGCATG AGCTGGAGATGGCACTGAACAccgagcaggaggagaagaggctGCTGAGGGAGCAGATCCACAACCTGGAG gCGTCCAAACAGGCTGAGATCACCAAACTGCAGGAAGAGATAACAAAG ctgtctGACAAGttgaagaagaaacaggagag CTTTCAGCGTctgcagggagagaaggaggctCTGTACAACGACAGCAG GACGAAGATTGATGAGATCAAccaaaggaaagaagaggagctgAAGGCCACGAACACCCGCATCCACAAACTACAGTCAGACCTCATGGCAGCCAATCAG atgACAGCAGAGCTGAGAGAGCAACtgcagagcaaagagaaagagcacGAACTCGTTGTGCACACTCTGAAAgaccag gtagccaatcagagcgcagtcAGTCAGGAGCAGGTGGACAGCATCCTGCAGGAGAACGATGCTCTGAGGACAAACCTAGCTGCTCTAGAACAG ATCCAGACGGTGAAGACGCAGGAGATGAATCTGTTGCGTgagcagcaggaggcgctgACGGCCGAACTGCAGCAGAGACGAAGCGAGCAGGAGAGTCTGTTGGCTCAGAGGGACGACCTGGACTCCCAgctgcag GAGTCGAGTTTCGCCAACAGGAAGTTGTTGGAGCAGCTGACAGAAGAAGGACAAGAGAAGGAGAGACTGCTGAGAGAGCTGGACGAGGCCaagaag acggCGGAGAAGAGGAAGGCCATGTTGGACGACATGGCCATCCAGCTGAACCAGGAGAAGTCTGACCACAAGGAGGCGCTGTCAGACCTTAAACTGCATCACGAGAAGGAG gTCCTCGGGGTGAGGGCTCGCTATGAGAAGGAGCTCAGAGGACTCCACGAGGACAAGAATCGCTCTGAGGAGGAGATCCGACAGCAGCTTAGAGATGAAAAG gctcGGACCAAGGAGCTGGAGGGTCTTCAGGGGcgggtggaggagctgcaggctcAGGTCCAGTCCATGGAGGGAACCAAAGGATGGTTCGAGAGGCGCCTGAAGGAGGCCGAG GAGAACATAGAGAAGAACTCTCTGGAACATCAGGAGCAGGTCGAGCGGCTGCAGAAGgaacacacacttcagctggag GAGAAGCGGTCGGAGATGGAGggagtgaagcagcagctggcGGAGGCGGAGAAACAGAAGGACGAGCACAGCGACACCATCGGGAAACTGAAACAG GAGATCAAGGACACTGTGGACGGTCAGAGGATTTTAGAGAAGAAGGGAAGCGCCGCG ctgaaGGATTTGAAGCGGCAGCTGCAGTTGGAGAGGAAGCGAGCCGACAAACTGCAGGAGAGACTTCAGGAGATCCTGACCAACAGCAAGACCAGGACAG GTCTGGAGGAGCTGGTTCTGTCAGAGATCAGCAGTCCCAGTCGGACCCAGCAGACCGGAGACTCgtcctccgtctcctccttcTCCTACAGAGACATGATGAAGGAGGCTCAGCCGGCCAATCAGAACAAG TCCGGAGGAGGAAGCCCTCAGTCTCAGCGTCCCGCCGAGCTGTCGGACGACGAGGTCGGCGAGTTGTTCCAGCGGCTCGCCGAGGTCCAGCAGGAGAAATGGAtgctggaggagaag GTGAAACATCTGGAGGTGAGCTGTTCGTCGATGGCTGAAGATATCTGCAGGAAGAGCGCCATCATAGAGACCTACGTGATGGACAGCCGCatag ATGTGTCGGGCAGCGCCGTCGGAGGTCACGGAGGCTCtcagggagacagaggaggtcTGGGTTCGGTCCTCAGAGATCTGGTGAAGCCGGGAGACGAGAACCTGAGAGAGATGAACAAGAAGCTGCAGAACAtgttggaggagcagctgaccAAGAACATGCACCTGCagaag gacCTGGAGCTTCTGTCCCAAGAATTAGTCCGTCTCAGTAAAGAGAGCAGTCCCGGTGGGAGTGCAGCCGGGTCGGGATGA
- the gripap1 gene encoding GRIP1-associated protein 1 isoform X1, translated as MAMSQALSEEEFHRMQAQLLELRTQNYQLSDDLRKNSAELAAVRQKNVVLERDFIKAQKALNKSKKAQEVDALLSENEMLQGKLHSQEEDFRLQNSTLMTELSKLCTQIEQLEQENQRLKDGGAASASGPPPDAASSPVDGELLRLQAENATLQKKMKVLQERYDRELQRQAAVAQGNQSSTTETDGAASANGVSDVTGRGEEPAAEGAGPEQTEAQLEQTGKQLHGLSEKSVEKIVAKQAALGWSAALCPITHCFGPELEMALNTEQEEKRLLREQIHNLEASKQAEITKLQEEITKLSDKLKKKQESFQRLQGEKEALYNDSRTKIDEINQRKEEELKATNTRIHKLQSDLMAANQMTAELREQLQSKEKEHELVVHTLKDQVANQSAVSQEQVDSILQENDALRTNLAALEQIQTVKTQEMNLLREQQEALTAELQQRRSEQESLLAQRDDLDSQLQESSFANRKLLEQLTEEGQEKERLLRELDEAKKTAEKRKAMLDDMAIQLNQEKSDHKEALSDLKLHHEKEVLGVRARYEKELRGLHEDKNRSEEEIRQQLRDEKARTKELEGLQGRVEELQAQVQSMEGTKGWFERRLKEAEENIEKNSLEHQEQVERLQKEHTLQLEEKRSEMEGVKQQLAEAEKQKDEHSDTIGKLKQEIKDTVDGQRILEKKGSAALKDLKRQLQLERKRADKLQERLQEILTNSKTRTGLEELVLSEISSPSRTQQTGDSSSVSSFSYRDMMKEAQPANQNKSGGGSPQSQRPAELSDDEVGELFQRLAEVQQEKWMLEEKVKHLEVSCSSMAEDICRKSAIIETYVMDSRIDVSGSAVGGHGGSQGDRGGLGSVLRDLVKPGDENLREMNKKLQNMLEEQLTKNMHLQKDLELLSQELVRLSKESSPGGSAAGSG; from the exons agctgGCCGCTGTGCGTCAGAAGAACGTGGTTTTGGAAAGAGACTTCATCAAAGCGCAGAAG GCTTTGAACAAGAGCAAGAAAGCTCAG GAAGTGGACGCGCTGCTGAGTGAGAATGAGATGCTTCAGGGGAAACTCCACAGTCAGGAGGAAGACTTCAGACTACAGAACAGCACGCTGATGACCGAACTGTCCAAG ctgtgcaCGCAGATcgagcagctggagcaggagaacCAGCGGCTGAAGGACGGAGGAGCCGCCTCGGCGTCCGGCCCACCACCCGACGCCGCCTCCAGCCCCGTGGACGGGGAGCTGCTCCGCCTCCAGGCCGAGAACGCCACCCTGCAGAAGAAGATGAAAG TCCTCCAGGAGCGCTACGACAGAGAGCTCCAGAGACAGGCGGCGGTCGCCCAGGGCAACCAGAGCTCTACCACGGAGACTGACGGGGCCGCCAGCGCCAACGGAGTGTCTGATGTcacagggaggggggaggagccAGCAGCAGAGGGCGCCGGACCGGAGCAG ACGGAGGCTCAGCTGGAACAGACGGGGAAACAGCTGCATG GCCTGTCAGAGAAGAGCGTAGAGAAGATTGTAGCTAAGCAGGCAGCGCTAGGCTGGTCGGCTGCTCTCTGTCCAATAACTCACTGCTTTGGACCAGAGCTGGAGATGGCACTGAACAccgagcaggaggagaagaggctGCTGAGGGAGCAGATCCACAACCTGGAG gCGTCCAAACAGGCTGAGATCACCAAACTGCAGGAAGAGATAACAAAG ctgtctGACAAGttgaagaagaaacaggagag CTTTCAGCGTctgcagggagagaaggaggctCTGTACAACGACAGCAG GACGAAGATTGATGAGATCAAccaaaggaaagaagaggagctgAAGGCCACGAACACCCGCATCCACAAACTACAGTCAGACCTCATGGCAGCCAATCAG atgACAGCAGAGCTGAGAGAGCAACtgcagagcaaagagaaagagcacGAACTCGTTGTGCACACTCTGAAAgaccag gtagccaatcagagcgcagtcAGTCAGGAGCAGGTGGACAGCATCCTGCAGGAGAACGATGCTCTGAGGACAAACCTAGCTGCTCTAGAACAG ATCCAGACGGTGAAGACGCAGGAGATGAATCTGTTGCGTgagcagcaggaggcgctgACGGCCGAACTGCAGCAGAGACGAAGCGAGCAGGAGAGTCTGTTGGCTCAGAGGGACGACCTGGACTCCCAgctgcag GAGTCGAGTTTCGCCAACAGGAAGTTGTTGGAGCAGCTGACAGAAGAAGGACAAGAGAAGGAGAGACTGCTGAGAGAGCTGGACGAGGCCaagaag acggCGGAGAAGAGGAAGGCCATGTTGGACGACATGGCCATCCAGCTGAACCAGGAGAAGTCTGACCACAAGGAGGCGCTGTCAGACCTTAAACTGCATCACGAGAAGGAG gTCCTCGGGGTGAGGGCTCGCTATGAGAAGGAGCTCAGAGGACTCCACGAGGACAAGAATCGCTCTGAGGAGGAGATCCGACAGCAGCTTAGAGATGAAAAG gctcGGACCAAGGAGCTGGAGGGTCTTCAGGGGcgggtggaggagctgcaggctcAGGTCCAGTCCATGGAGGGAACCAAAGGATGGTTCGAGAGGCGCCTGAAGGAGGCCGAG GAGAACATAGAGAAGAACTCTCTGGAACATCAGGAGCAGGTCGAGCGGCTGCAGAAGgaacacacacttcagctggag GAGAAGCGGTCGGAGATGGAGggagtgaagcagcagctggcGGAGGCGGAGAAACAGAAGGACGAGCACAGCGACACCATCGGGAAACTGAAACAG GAGATCAAGGACACTGTGGACGGTCAGAGGATTTTAGAGAAGAAGGGAAGCGCCGCG ctgaaGGATTTGAAGCGGCAGCTGCAGTTGGAGAGGAAGCGAGCCGACAAACTGCAGGAGAGACTTCAGGAGATCCTGACCAACAGCAAGACCAGGACAG GTCTGGAGGAGCTGGTTCTGTCAGAGATCAGCAGTCCCAGTCGGACCCAGCAGACCGGAGACTCgtcctccgtctcctccttcTCCTACAGAGACATGATGAAGGAGGCTCAGCCGGCCAATCAGAACAAG TCCGGAGGAGGAAGCCCTCAGTCTCAGCGTCCCGCCGAGCTGTCGGACGACGAGGTCGGCGAGTTGTTCCAGCGGCTCGCCGAGGTCCAGCAGGAGAAATGGAtgctggaggagaag GTGAAACATCTGGAGGTGAGCTGTTCGTCGATGGCTGAAGATATCTGCAGGAAGAGCGCCATCATAGAGACCTACGTGATGGACAGCCGCatag ATGTGTCGGGCAGCGCCGTCGGAGGTCACGGAGGCTCtcagggagacagaggaggtcTGGGTTCGGTCCTCAGAGATCTGGTGAAGCCGGGAGACGAGAACCTGAGAGAGATGAACAAGAAGCTGCAGAACAtgttggaggagcagctgaccAAGAACATGCACCTGCagaag gacCTGGAGCTTCTGTCCCAAGAATTAGTCCGTCTCAGTAAAGAGAGCAGTCCCGGTGGGAGTGCAGCCGGGTCGGGATGA
- the gripap1 gene encoding GRIP1-associated protein 1 isoform X2, producing MAMSQALSEEEFHRMQAQLLELRTQNYQLSDDLRKNSAELAAVRQKNVVLERDFIKAQKALNKSKKAQEVDALLSENEMLQGKLHSQEEDFRLQNSTLMTELSKLCTQIEQLEQENQRLKDGGAASASGPPPDAASSPVDGELLRLQAENATLQKKMKVLQERYDRELQRQAAVAQGNQSSTTETDGAASANGVSDVTGRGEEPAAEGAGPEQTEAQLEQTGKQLHGLSEKSVEKIVAKQAALGWSAALCPITHCFGPELEMALNTEQEEKRLLREQIHNLEASKQAEITKLQEEITKLSDKLKKKQESFQRLQGEKEALYNDSRTKIDEINQRKEEELKATNTRIHKLQSDLMAANQMTAELREQLQSKEKEHELVVHTLKDQIQTVKTQEMNLLREQQEALTAELQQRRSEQESLLAQRDDLDSQLQESSFANRKLLEQLTEEGQEKERLLRELDEAKKTAEKRKAMLDDMAIQLNQEKSDHKEALSDLKLHHEKEVLGVRARYEKELRGLHEDKNRSEEEIRQQLRDEKARTKELEGLQGRVEELQAQVQSMEGTKGWFERRLKEAEENIEKNSLEHQEQVERLQKEHTLQLEEKRSEMEGVKQQLAEAEKQKDEHSDTIGKLKQEIKDTVDGQRILEKKGSAALKDLKRQLQLERKRADKLQERLQEILTNSKTRTGLEELVLSEISSPSRTQQTGDSSSVSSFSYRDMMKEAQPANQNKSGGGSPQSQRPAELSDDEVGELFQRLAEVQQEKWMLEEKVKHLEVSCSSMAEDICRKSAIIETYVMDSRIDVSGSAVGGHGGSQGDRGGLGSVLRDLVKPGDENLREMNKKLQNMLEEQLTKNMHLQKDLELLSQELVRLSKESSPGGSAAGSG from the exons agctgGCCGCTGTGCGTCAGAAGAACGTGGTTTTGGAAAGAGACTTCATCAAAGCGCAGAAG GCTTTGAACAAGAGCAAGAAAGCTCAG GAAGTGGACGCGCTGCTGAGTGAGAATGAGATGCTTCAGGGGAAACTCCACAGTCAGGAGGAAGACTTCAGACTACAGAACAGCACGCTGATGACCGAACTGTCCAAG ctgtgcaCGCAGATcgagcagctggagcaggagaacCAGCGGCTGAAGGACGGAGGAGCCGCCTCGGCGTCCGGCCCACCACCCGACGCCGCCTCCAGCCCCGTGGACGGGGAGCTGCTCCGCCTCCAGGCCGAGAACGCCACCCTGCAGAAGAAGATGAAAG TCCTCCAGGAGCGCTACGACAGAGAGCTCCAGAGACAGGCGGCGGTCGCCCAGGGCAACCAGAGCTCTACCACGGAGACTGACGGGGCCGCCAGCGCCAACGGAGTGTCTGATGTcacagggaggggggaggagccAGCAGCAGAGGGCGCCGGACCGGAGCAG ACGGAGGCTCAGCTGGAACAGACGGGGAAACAGCTGCATG GCCTGTCAGAGAAGAGCGTAGAGAAGATTGTAGCTAAGCAGGCAGCGCTAGGCTGGTCGGCTGCTCTCTGTCCAATAACTCACTGCTTTGGACCAGAGCTGGAGATGGCACTGAACAccgagcaggaggagaagaggctGCTGAGGGAGCAGATCCACAACCTGGAG gCGTCCAAACAGGCTGAGATCACCAAACTGCAGGAAGAGATAACAAAG ctgtctGACAAGttgaagaagaaacaggagag CTTTCAGCGTctgcagggagagaaggaggctCTGTACAACGACAGCAG GACGAAGATTGATGAGATCAAccaaaggaaagaagaggagctgAAGGCCACGAACACCCGCATCCACAAACTACAGTCAGACCTCATGGCAGCCAATCAG atgACAGCAGAGCTGAGAGAGCAACtgcagagcaaagagaaagagcacGAACTCGTTGTGCACACTCTGAAAgaccag ATCCAGACGGTGAAGACGCAGGAGATGAATCTGTTGCGTgagcagcaggaggcgctgACGGCCGAACTGCAGCAGAGACGAAGCGAGCAGGAGAGTCTGTTGGCTCAGAGGGACGACCTGGACTCCCAgctgcag GAGTCGAGTTTCGCCAACAGGAAGTTGTTGGAGCAGCTGACAGAAGAAGGACAAGAGAAGGAGAGACTGCTGAGAGAGCTGGACGAGGCCaagaag acggCGGAGAAGAGGAAGGCCATGTTGGACGACATGGCCATCCAGCTGAACCAGGAGAAGTCTGACCACAAGGAGGCGCTGTCAGACCTTAAACTGCATCACGAGAAGGAG gTCCTCGGGGTGAGGGCTCGCTATGAGAAGGAGCTCAGAGGACTCCACGAGGACAAGAATCGCTCTGAGGAGGAGATCCGACAGCAGCTTAGAGATGAAAAG gctcGGACCAAGGAGCTGGAGGGTCTTCAGGGGcgggtggaggagctgcaggctcAGGTCCAGTCCATGGAGGGAACCAAAGGATGGTTCGAGAGGCGCCTGAAGGAGGCCGAG GAGAACATAGAGAAGAACTCTCTGGAACATCAGGAGCAGGTCGAGCGGCTGCAGAAGgaacacacacttcagctggag GAGAAGCGGTCGGAGATGGAGggagtgaagcagcagctggcGGAGGCGGAGAAACAGAAGGACGAGCACAGCGACACCATCGGGAAACTGAAACAG GAGATCAAGGACACTGTGGACGGTCAGAGGATTTTAGAGAAGAAGGGAAGCGCCGCG ctgaaGGATTTGAAGCGGCAGCTGCAGTTGGAGAGGAAGCGAGCCGACAAACTGCAGGAGAGACTTCAGGAGATCCTGACCAACAGCAAGACCAGGACAG GTCTGGAGGAGCTGGTTCTGTCAGAGATCAGCAGTCCCAGTCGGACCCAGCAGACCGGAGACTCgtcctccgtctcctccttcTCCTACAGAGACATGATGAAGGAGGCTCAGCCGGCCAATCAGAACAAG TCCGGAGGAGGAAGCCCTCAGTCTCAGCGTCCCGCCGAGCTGTCGGACGACGAGGTCGGCGAGTTGTTCCAGCGGCTCGCCGAGGTCCAGCAGGAGAAATGGAtgctggaggagaag GTGAAACATCTGGAGGTGAGCTGTTCGTCGATGGCTGAAGATATCTGCAGGAAGAGCGCCATCATAGAGACCTACGTGATGGACAGCCGCatag ATGTGTCGGGCAGCGCCGTCGGAGGTCACGGAGGCTCtcagggagacagaggaggtcTGGGTTCGGTCCTCAGAGATCTGGTGAAGCCGGGAGACGAGAACCTGAGAGAGATGAACAAGAAGCTGCAGAACAtgttggaggagcagctgaccAAGAACATGCACCTGCagaag gacCTGGAGCTTCTGTCCCAAGAATTAGTCCGTCTCAGTAAAGAGAGCAGTCCCGGTGGGAGTGCAGCCGGGTCGGGATGA